In Planococcus shixiaomingii, the DNA window TTTAAATGAAACGTTAGGGTCAATTATTCCAAAGCACTTTTTAGCTAATTCTAAATTTTGGACTTGGTACTCTTTTAATAATCCTGGATGGGCTGACCACATAAATCGACTAAGGAACCAACTTTTAATATTATTAGGTGATGTTCCTAGAGAAGCAGTTTCATTAGCTACTACATGGATTTCTTGTACTGGATCTTTTGAAATAGCCGAAACTTCTATATAGTCTAATTGCCGATTAGACTTAAATACCAATACATTTAATAAATGATCTTGGAACGGATGAAGTGGGTATTCGCCTTGTTCAGCTGGATGAAAAAAGTTTCTAACAAATGTCCTTGATTCGTTTGACTCTTGATCCGATAACGAAATTGTCCAACTACCAGAATCATATTTAGAATTCCTTCTCAATGTTTTAGAACCGTAACGTGCAAAAGAGTGACTTATACATTCTAAAATTGTTGTTTTACCGACACCGTTTGGACCACATATTAAGTTCATGCCAGGATTGAAGGAGATTTCTAGCTGATCAATTCCTCCAATTGCATTAATGGAGATTTTTTCGATTTTTGTCATAACAGCCACCTTCGCCTTGCATTTTTTACTAAATAATACCATAAATGAAAGATGTTCGTAAACTTATAAAAAAGAAACATACCGGTATAAGGTGCTTCCCAGAGGAAGAAACAATTCTAAACGATTTTGACAATACACGACCATTTATACCTTATACGTAGCCACACCGGATACTTCAACATTTTGGGAAAGGTTTTTTCTTTTTATTCATCGGAACAAATTGTAGGGAATTTTCTCGCTCGCTGGAAAGCTTAATTATTAAAGTCAAAACATTATAAGCTTCTCCTATTACATTGAAGCTCGATGAGCTGAAATTAATAGCGGCTCAAATCAAAAATTAAAAGGAAAGATGGAGGGCGTGCTACTTCAGAATGACGGGGCCACTTGTTAAGCCTCTAGGGATTGGAGTGATTGCCGCTTCTGAATTATAAAATTGAAATAAAAATGAAATGTAATAAAAGAAATAGATTGTTAGTAACGGTCTCTTAAGTTATCTTTAATTTAAGAGATATTTAAAATTTAATCTAAAAAGATTAATATTCCCAACTATTCCTGTTTTAAATAAAAATTATAATTAAATGAAAAATCGGTTAAAGGAGAAAAATCATAAATGGAATTATTAATTGAAAACATTGGATTGGTTAATAGAGCTCAAATAAAGTTAGATGGCTTAACAGTCATTGCTGGAGAAAATGATACAGGCAAAAGTACAGTTGGAAAAGCTATTTTTTCTATAATAAAAGGGATGAACAGCCACCATAGGGATTTTAAAGAAGATAAGTTTTCTCAAATTGATGATGTAATTGACAATATTTATTTTAAAGTTCGGGATATTTCTAATAAGTCCAATCATAGAGAATCAACTGAATTTTCGAGAACTCTTTATCCGCCTGAAATACGTAGAGTTTTACTCAAATATTTCAACGTAGAAGATTATGAAATGATTTCAAACTATTTAGTTTCTTATAAAGAAAGTATTCATTTAGAGTTAGACAAGTTAGAAGCTTCAGAGGAGTCGAGGACGGAAGTTCATTTATTACAAGATAAATTAGATTCTTTATTACAGAACGCACAAGATCGAGATAATTATATTTACAGATCTATAAGATTAGCTCTCAAATCGGAATTTGGATCTGATTTGTCAAATAAGTTTACTGAAGAACATTCAAAAATTGTCTATTACGAAAATGGTGAAAGAATTTTTGATGGAAATGTAGTAGATGGCATTATAAAAAGCGCTTCATTTTCTTTAACACCACTAGAAATAGAAGATGTGACCTATATTGAATCACCTTTAATCTTGCAAATGTATAAAATGGTAGCAAGTTCAAATATTTTTATAAATGCTTCAAAATTAAATAGAATAAAAAGAAATAATAAAGGACCAATTCCTTTCCATATGAAAGATTTAATTTCAAAAATGTCTAACTCTACATATTATGAAGTTGAATTCGAGGACTCAAATTTAAAAATAATAGAAGAAATTAGCTCCATAATTGGTGGAGAAACTATATTTGATAAGGACAGTGACGAATTTATTTTTGAAAAAGGTATAAACGGAAAACAGTATTCGTTTAATACTTCTAATGTGGCTTCCGGAATAAAATCTTTTAGTATGATTCAAATGTTGTTAAAATCCCAATCAATTAATCCTAGAAGTATATTAATTTTAGATGAGCCTGAGATTCATTTACACCCCAAATGGCAAATTAGATACTGTGAAATATTGGTTAAGTTAGCAGAGAGGGGCATTAAGGTTTTAGTAAACTCACATAGCCCTTATATTATACAGGCGTTAAAAGTACTGAGTGAAAAATACGAAATTGAAGAAAAAACTAATTTCTATTTAGCTGAAAAAAATGAAAATGGAAGCTCGTTAATTTCAAATGTGAACGAAGATCTGAATTCTGTATTTAAAAAATTGTCTGATCCATTACAAAGCTTAGTATGGGAGTAAATGGTAATGTTAACTAATTTCTTAAATAAAGGCATCCAACTAAATATTTTTGAGTTAAAGGCACTAAAAAACCTAGAAGGTAGTTGCGCTAATAAAGCGAATTTGGAAGTAATTGATTATGATAAAGTAAAAGAAAAAATATACTCATTAATGAATGGTCCAGGAAATAGATTGAAATTTAACCAACCAAAATCATGTGATGCTTTAAAAATATTGCCGGCTCAATTTAGATTAGATTTTATTGAAATAAAGGGAATAAAAGATTTTTGTGACAATTTACAAGAAAAAGCGAAAATCGAGGCAGATGAAAAAATTGAAGCCCAAGTCCAAAAATTTAATTTGGAAAATAAAATCGAACAAAGTTTAGACTTATTTAAATTATTATTGCAAATTACCCAATTCGAAGTAAATAATACTGTAAAAGAAGAGATTTTGAATAATGCATTAAAAAAGTATATTGTGGTAATTGATGAGGAAATTGAAGAAGATTATGCTAAGCAAATTGCTGTCAGTTTGGATTTTTTAAGTACCGCTTCCAATTACAAAAATGAAGTAATAATTAAATTGCAAGAATCTATTGATGGAATTGAAACTGTTAAAATTTCAAAACCAGTATTGATGAGCCATTCTAAAATTGATCAGTATTATGAAGGAATTGGTAGTGCTGTTTCATAAAAATCACGTCTATGGTAAAGAAACGATTGTATAGAATTTCGACAATACACTACAATTGATTGCAGTAACGAGAACCGTTTCCCTGTGTCAAACCCAATTCAGTTTATTTACTTCAATTGCATCAAGAAAAAGCCGTATCCACTGACCTCAAAGGTTAACGGATACGGCTTTCCTGTGTTTATCTGTGAAATAACTAGTTATAAAATCTGAAAGCCATTCATTAAAGTAACTGCTGTGCCAGCAACCGGTAGACATCCAACCGTTTTTCCAGGGAATGCGGGATGCTGCAGATCATGGCTTCTTCAAAACCGTATTCGATTTGCTCCCGCTGCAATTGATCTGCCACGTCTTTAGCGGAGCCGACTAAATGGATTTTGCGACTTGCCAGGATTTGCATGCGGTCCATTTCCGTCAATGCGGAATTTTGTGCTTCTTCGGGTGTCATGAGCGGCATGATGCTGGAAGCGGGGGGAATTAAAGTTGGTCAAGACTGAAGAATCATCTGAAAGGAAGAGCATCTGGAGCAACTCTTCCTTTGATAGCGATTATTGAACTCAGTCTTACGAATCTTTGTACTGATACCGCGATGCCAACTGAAAAAGCCGCCTTAGTTTACTATAGGGCGGCTTTTTTTTTCGGAGAGTCTACCACATGGAAGTGAAGATCCCTTACAGATCCATTCTTCTGTCCGAGCTGCAATTCTTGGCTCGTGATCGGAAAGAAAAAGTAAAATGATTGTATATATATCGAATAATATTTAGCGCAAGCTGAATTCCTCCAGAGCGATGCTAGGGGAATGATTTTCCTAATATTCCCCGTATATGGCAACCCACGTATTCACACCGACAATGCCATCAACTTTCAAGCCTTTATCCCTTTGGTATTGCCGGACATTTTTGTCTGTGCTTGGCCCAAAGATTCCATCGACTGCTGTTTTTAGCCCATACTGATTTAATGTCCATTGGAGGAGTTCCACTTCAATGCGCACACTTCCTTTGCGCAGAATAAACTGGTGTTCCGGCGCGATGTCCATTAGATTCTCAAGTCTTGCCGGCAACTTCTCTTCCTGACCTACAGATGCGTTGCTTGTAGCTGCCACCGATTGAGAGGAGAGGGGAAATGCAACTAATAACCCAAATGCCAGCAACAGTGGAATCCATTTCTTCTTCACGGCTGATTCCTCCTGAATATTTATTTGCCTCTTGTCTACCTCGCCAATGGCTGATTTAAACTCGTATACAAGTAGTTCTATAAATAAGTGTCGTTCCCTGAGAAGCAAAAGTATGATTTTAAAAAAGTAAGGAAATGAAACATAGTGCAATCAGGGGGACGTGATAGAATATCAGTTAGTGACACATGAAATCTTCTTATAGTAAGCAGTATTATCTTGCCTGGAAGGAATTGCAGCCTTCATGGATGATAGATGAATTGAAAAGGATGGGATTACAAAGTGGACAAGACCGTAGAACAAAAAATGAATGAGATGCTTGAAGTGTTTAACAGTCTTCCGAATTGCAGGATTGAACCGACTGAGGGCGATCGGATGCTAATCGCCAGCAATAAACCGGTTCCTTGGAGTGACGCTCTTGAAAATAAGGACGCGGTATCATCACATAAAATTGGGTACATTACACCTCATAAAGCGGCACTCGGTCTCTATATTGATTTTCCGCATAATTATTTAGATATCGACAGGGTAGAGGAAATCATAGATCCCGAAATCACATTGACTTATTACGAGCCAGGCACCAAGGCTTCAACAGTGAAAAGCTGGTGGAGATTCCGGTCAGATGAAAAGTTCGACAGCATCCACCTGGTCCTGAGAAAAACGGAGCTGGCGTTATATGATTTCAAGAGAGAAGAATGGGTTCAATTGATGGAAGAGATAACTGGTGTTCATAAATAATTGATATTATAGCCAAATAAAAATCGCCTTCTATATCAAACTCAATTCAATTGATTAACTCCAATTACATCTAGAAAAAGCCGTATCCACTGACCTCAAAGGTTAACGGATACGGCTTTCCTGTGTTTAGCTGTGAATTTAACTAGTTATAGAATCTAAAAACCTTTAATTAAAGTAATTGCTGTGCCAGTAAACGATAGACATCCAACCGTTTTTCCTGGGAATGAGGGATGCTGCAAATCATGGCTTCTTCAAAGCCGTATTCATTTTGCTCCCGTTGCAATTGATCTGCCACGTCTTTAGCAGACCCGACTAAATGGATTTTGCGGCTTGCCTGGATTTGCATGCGGTCCATTTCCGTCAATGCGGAATTTTGTGCTTCTTCCGGTGTCATGAGAGGCATGATGCGGCCTTTCATAAACATCAGGCGCGAAATGTCCTGCGGCAATGCTTCGTATTCCGCTTCTTCGGCCGTTTCAGCCGTTGTCACTAAATACGACACGGAAATTTCCGGTTTTTCCATAAAAGCAGAAGCTACGAAATTTGCCCGGTACGAATCTAAAATGTCTTTCGTCATGCCACCATTGAAAAACTGGGCAAACGAATAGCCGACGCCCATTCGTCCGGCCTCCAATGCGCTATTGCCGCTCGAGCCGAGCAACCAGGCTTCCGGCAGTTTGATATGTGTCGGAGAAGCGATTGTTTTATTGTAGAGACTGTCTTCAGGCACTTCGTCGTTGATCAGTTTCAGCGCCGTGTCGAATTTCCCGTACATATCATCGGTCATGGCCCGGCGTCCTTCAGACAATGCGTAGATGGAACTGTGGTCACCGCCTGGTGCGCGTCCCACACCGAAATCGATGCGGCCAGGCGCAAGGGCGCTCAATGTCTTGAACACCTCCGCAAGTTTCAAAGGCGAGTAATGCATCATCATCACGCCGCCTGTGCCGATTCGGATGTTCTCTGTTTTGGCGCTTAGGTAAGCGGCAGTGACTTCAGGAGCGGAGCTGGAAAATGCGCCCGAGCCATGATGTTCTGCCATCCACATCCGGCTGTAGCCTAACTTGTCGGCGAGAACCGCGAGTTCCACCGCTTTTTTCATGGCGTCTTCTGCTGTGTTTCCGGTTGTGACAGGAGCTTGGTCCAATACGCTTAATTTCATCTATATAACTTCCTTCCTTATATTGCAAGTTTGCACATTAAGGAGTATAGCAGTCCGGCATGCTGAAAATCATGCTATCTGCCTGTGAAATTGTTTCCTGGAAAGCAAGGCAGTCACAAAAAATAGCGGGGTAAGCTTTCTAGAAACCTCTAAACAGGTGCTTGTATCGTTCAGCCCCACACTAAACTTTTGAATCTTTTTAACGGGTGTTCCGTATACTTAAAGCGAGATAGAAAAAAGCGTTCAACTTACAAAGGTACGCTTCTAAAGGTTTCATCAGCTTAAACGATCTTTTAAAGTTTCATTTCTCACTTACTCTTTGCGAAAGGAATGATTTAATGGGTACCGTTACACTTGTCATCTTCCTCTTTTTTCTTCCGTGCGCTTGGCTTTTTTGGACCAGCATGGATTTGAAAAGCGGCAAAACCGGAAAATCCCGCTGGAGAATCTCCCTGGCGGCTCTTATTGCAGTTATCCTCATCAGTGTTGTTTTAAACTACTCTTTTTCTAATGCATATCAGCTCTCTTTTTTTCAAAATGGTGTTGAAAGTATCGTTGCCATCGTTCTATGCGCAGCATTTCTGCTGATCGTTGGCATCGTCAATGTCATCGTAAGCATCCTTTTCAAAGGCGCACCTAAATCGTTTCATAACCCGAAAGTGGCATGGGTTGTTACAGGGGTACTGTGTGCCATCATTCTATTTTTCACTATGTGGGTTTATCCGTTAGCAGAGAAAGCATCCTATATACATAAAGTTGAAAAAGCGCTAGCTATGTCCGAACAGCAACAAGCTGATGAGGAAATCACCGTGGTGTTCATTAGTTCCGAAAAACAATGCATCCGCACCACATCATCAAATTGCAACAACGAGACGTACAAAAACTCATTTTTCCTTAAAAACAATTTAGATACTCAAAAAGAGGTCCAGGTACGTATTCGGGCGCTGGATTCCGAACAAAAAGAACTGAAGGTAATAGAGTCGGATGTTATGACGCTTGAACCAGGCGAATTAAAGCTGGTCGAGACGGAAGAAACGTCCGATAAAGCCAGCATCTGGAGCCGCTCTTCGTTTGAAACCGAGTATCGAACTCAGTCTTACGAATCTTTGTACAGGTACCGGGATGCCGATTAAGAAACTCTGTTCTTGTGTCAAACAGTATTGCACATATACAAAAAATCCGCCCTATTTAACTAAGGGCGGATTTCTTTTTCGAAAAATCTACTTCCGGGAAAGTAAATATTCATTGCATATCAGTTCATTCTTTTATGGCTTACTCGCCGACCATGCCGTCATTATCATTATCCCGCATATGGGGGTACAACCAATGATCGCTCATGATGGGCATGCTGAAACCTGCTTCTTCTGCTTCTTTGATCGTCACCTGTCCATTGCCGTTTAGATCAACACTGGAAACATCTCCGCCTGTGTTTGCAGGGGCTGACTCTGTAGGCTCACTGTCTGTGGTTTCACTGCTTGAATCAGCAGGCTCACTGCCTGTTAAACCGAGCGATTCGTTTACTTCATCAGGGTTCACGTTGTCAAAGGTGTCAACGACTTCGTTGCCCATTACCGTATACGTATACTGATAACTTGAAGGAATCTGCGTATCCGTATCCGGATAGGTGATAATGGCTTCAAAATTAGTAGCTCCACTTGCATCGCGGATGACGTCTTCCATATAAGCTTGATCACCATGCCGGTTAAGCGTACTTTCCTGTGGAGTAATATTGTAGGCATTCGACACTCCGCCGAGAGAATCAGCAATGACATGCCCTTCATCTAATATGTCACTTTCGACGCCAGGAACCTTCGCCTCATCAGAATAATATCTGCCGGTCGATAATACAGGTTCGTTATGGTCATCCTGTACAATTATTTCGGCAGCAACGACACGCGCCAGTTGCCCGTGTTCATTCGTAAATGCCCAATATTCACGGTCCCCATACCCAATGTCGACAACGATTTTAGGTTCGCGATATCCAGACACATCACCGCCATCCACTTCGATCATTTCGTATCCTGCGAACAGTTCATCATTTAGTTTGGCTTCTGCTTCCGAAGATGCTTTTTCTTTAGCAGCCAGTTCCTGCGCTTCTTTCTCTTTCACAAGCTTCTCAGCTGCCGCTTTTTCTTTTTTCTTTTCTTCCGCAGCCTGTTTCTCAGCTTCTTCCTGAGCAATACGTTGTTCTTCAGCTTTTTCCTTGGCCGATTTTTCTTTCTGCGCTTCCACCTGTTCACTTTCGACGCTGGCTGCAGTTTCAACTTCGTCTGCTGTAAATCCGAAGCCAATAAAAGAGCCAATTATCACTGCAAATGAAACACCCGCCGCAAGAGCACTTTGCTTAACAGTCAGCCCTTTTTTGAACAAAGCACTGACGAGTAACATAACGATGCTCGCAGCGAAAGCCAATAAGGCAAGCAGCATTAATAAAATAAACACGACATCCATTTAATATTTCCCCCTTGATTTCTCTATTTCTAGATCTATATTACTACTTTCTAATGATGAATATACCACAATTTTAAAGGTAAATACTAGGGTGTGATAATTTTTTGTTTGGAAATATTTAGAACAACTAATCTATTTCCTCATACATACGCCATCATCAAACAAATACTGATTAGAATAAAAGATGCATACTAAAAATAATATAAGTATAGAAGAGACCCTTTCTTCAAGCAGATCGAGTGGGAACAGTAAGCGGGTAGAAGGACAAAATTTCAACTCGAATGCCGTCAAAAGAAGAATGCAGGATAGAGCCTTGTACTACACACATTTCTGGCCATACAGGGCAATTTATATTCAACCATAGACATATCCGCTGCAATCTAATTGGGTGTGTTTTTTTGTTTCTTCATCTTGGTGAATCATGCGATATACATGGGAAAATCGTGATATCTATTTGTGTGAGCCCAGCGAAAACAGGGAATCCAATTACTAATAGGACAATTCCTCGATTGAATTGGAAAAGGAGAGTGTCGAAATGGCAGATAAAAGAGATGAAATCATTTTGCGGGGGCTTCGCGAAAATAATTTAAAGAATATCGATTTAAATATCCCGAAAGAAAAAATCAATGTGTTTACCGGCCTGTCAGGTTCAGGGAAAAGTTCGGTCGTATTTGATACCTTAGCGACAGAAAGCAGAAGACAAATGACGTTAAACTATCCTCTTTATATCCGGCATCTGATGCCAAGGTACGAAAGGCCGCATGCCGACTTGATGCAGCACTTAAGCCCGGTTGTCGTCGTGGAACAGAAACCGATCAGAGGCAATTCTCGCTCGACTGTTGGGACTTATATGGATATTGATCCTTTAATCCGGCTGTTGTTTTCACGGATCGGCAGTCCGCCGATCGGTTCAGCCACCGAATTTTCGCGTGAAAGTTCTTTTGGCAACTGCCCGGTATGCAACGGCTTCGGGGAAATCGTTGTGCCCGATATCACCAAAATCATCGATCACACGAAATCACTCCGGGACTCTGCAGTGAGATTCAAGCCGCTGGCGCCGCCCGGCTGGCAAGGCAGATGGATAGTGGACGGCGGATTATTCGACGCCGATCTCCCGATCAAAGATTTCACGGAAGATAAATACAATCTTCTAGTCTACGGGCCGCCGGAAGGCAAGCAGGCATTTGGAACTTATTATTACAAAGATGGCACTACGGAAATCGAATGGGACGGCATCATTCCGCGCTTTATTCGCCTGTACATTAATCGCGATCTCACGAAGTTGAAGAGAACGTCCCAGGAAGATGTCTTAGCAATGACGACGCACACAACGTGCCCGACCTGCGAAGGTTCGGGATTAAATCCGAAAGTGCTGGAATGCAAAATCAACGGCTTGAATATCGCACAATACGACCATCTGGAGCTGACAGAATTGCTGGGTGAACTGGCGAAAATACAAGACCCTGTCGGAACATCAATTGCACAGCAAGCGTTTCCGAATGTAAAACAACTGGTCGACTTGGGGCTGGGTTATTTGAGTCTGGCGCGAAAAATGGGAACCTTGTCGGGTGGAGAAGCGCAGCGCGTGAAAATTGCCCGCCATTTAGGCAGCAGTTTAAATAACATCACGTATATTTTCGATGAACCCAGTGCAGGGCTTCATCCGGAAGAAATCGACATGCTGACGCACATGTTGAAAAATTTAAGAGACAATCACAATACCGTCGTCGTGATCGAACATAATTTAGCGGTCATTAAAACGGCAGATGAAATCATCGAAATGGGTCCGGGAGCTGGAGTGAGCGGCGGCGAAGTGGTGTATCAAGGCACACAAGCAGGGTTGAAGAAAGCTTCAGCCATAACCGATTTGAATCATAAAGTCACCATCAATAAAAATCCAAGAAAAGCAGAAAACGGATTCTCGATAAAAGATGCGGCTGCCAACAACTTGAAAAATGTCAGTGTGGAAATCCCGAAAAACGTCCTGGTGTCGGTATGCGGCGTTTCAGGGTCCGGCAAGAGTTCGTTGCTGTTCGGCGGATTTATGGAGAACTATCCCGAAACCATCGCGGTCAGCCAAGGCAGCATCGGCACTTCCAGCCGTTCGACGCTTGCTACTTACATGGGGATTATGGATGATATCCGGTCGATTCTGGCCAAAGAAACGGGACAACCGGTGGGATTGTTCAGCTTTAATTCGACAGGTGCCTGCCCGGTATGCGAGGGCAAAGGCGTCACCACGCCGGACGTGGCTTTTGCGGATCCCATAACCGTCACATGTGAAGCCTGTAGAGGGACGCGGTATTCAGACGAAGCCCTGTCCCACCGCCACTTAGGAAAAAATATCGTGGAAATTTTAGAGCTGTCGATCGACGAAACCAATCAGTATTTAAAAATGCCGAAAATCGTCAAAAAAGTAGATACCTTAAAAGATGTAGGCTTGGGCTATCTAACATTAGGGCAGACGACCAGCTCGTTGAGTGGAGGCGAAGTGCAACGCCTCAAACTTGCCAGTCACTTGAAAAAAGAAGGGCAAATCTATTTATTGGATGAACCCTCATTAGGCCTGCATACCAAAGACAACGCTCATTTATTGGACGTCTTCCAAGGCCTTGTCGACAAAGGCAATTCGGTCATCCTCATCGAGCACAATCTGAACTTTATCGCCGCGAGCGACTGGGTCATCGAAATGGGTCCAGGCGGCGGAAAAAAAGGAGGCGAAGTCTTGTTCGAAGGAACACCGGTAAGCATGCTCCAGTCGGGAACATTGACGGCGAAGTGGCTGAGAAAAGGTGTGAAGGGATAATTAAGGAATAGGAGCTGTGGAGTTGGAATTGACCAAGTTCTTGTGAAGGAAAAGGACAATTTTAGCGAGTGGATGAATTCACCATGGAAATGTTTTTTCACTATAACTGGATAATTTGGGAAAAGTGGTACCGGTGGTGCGGGGGAATCAGTGAGGAAGAACTGCTAAAAAAAGGACCGGTGCCCGCAAATCTTGTAGGCAGGGGACTTACTGAAATGAATTCAAACCAATAAAAACAGAAAGCGGCAAATTCCATGTCGCTTTCTGTTTTTATTTTTAGGCAACTTCACTAAAGTAAATATTTATATTATCGACTTATATATTTGCGATATTCAGATAAATAAAACATAGGTTGATTTAAAGAAATGTATTAATTAGAAAGGGACGAAAGATGGCAACTTCTACTGCGAACTGACCTATTATCCCTATACTGAAACTGGTGGAGCGGATGCTATAATCAGCAATCGGGGTTTAAATGTTCGGCCTTTAGGTTCACAAAACCCACTCCCATTCGTATATTGAGCGTGAATGCTGAATAAGTGAATTATTAAAGACCTAAATAAACCGCCATTCCGAAATGGAATGGCGGTTTATTTAGGTTTTATTTTATAGACTGCTGCCTTGTTTCCAAATTCCGACCCATCCATAAACTAATGAAAATCAACAATCCCACACTGACAATCAGCATAATGAGGTTCGCGCCAGCCTTTGCATACAAATCATTTATATCCTTCACCATGAGCCATTCCAGAAAAGACGGATTGACGAAAGTTTGGTATACAGAGAAGGTGTTGTTGAAGATATGAAGCAGGATGGGCAAGAGCAAATTGCCGGTCTTCACATACAGGAGTGACGCCACCACGGCAAACAGAAAGGAGCCGAAAATATTGAAGTGGAAGATGGCGAAAATCAGACTAGTTAAGCTGATTCCTTTCCATAAGCCGAATATTGCCATCAGTTGATTCAGGAGCACCTCTCGGAACACAAACTCTTCCGCAATCGGCGCGATGACCGCTAAGATAAAGCCGATCGCGACCAAATACCATAAGGCATCGGGGAGCTGCCGTTGTGTGAGTAGAGAATCGACTACAGTGGGCGAGAGAGACAGGAGCCCACGCAACAGGAGCCAATAGAGGCTGATCGATGAAGCTGTTACCAGTACGGTAAGGCCGAATACCGGCAGGAGCCAGCGCGCGGTCCCGCGGTAAAATACAACTTGACGCAGTTTCACACCGCGCTTATTGAAAGAATAGCTGCAAATGCCCACAGGCAGAACGATATAGAAAACCAACATGGCGAATAAACTATTGAGGAGAACGTTTCCAGTGGCCTGCAGCAGAAGGGAAACCGATACAATGGACACAACTGTCATCAAGCCTATCACAAACCGGGTCCTCATCTCCTCAAACATCCACATCGCCGCCTTTCTTGAAGGTGCAGATTGAATACGAGTTTGGTTTCATATTATCATGACGAGAGAAATTTCTATTAATCTCAGGTCCGAAGATTCCATCAATCGCTTTTATTTTCTATCCGTATTCTCTAGAAGTGGCCTGTAAAAAACAGTTCTAAACGACTTTGACAATACACTACAATTTTTATCGTATACATCTTCGCCACCAATGTATCACCTTTCTTGGAAAGGACATTTTGTTTTATTAACTTGTAAAAATTGTGTGGAATTATGCTTTACATATGGACCGTTCGCTGATGCAAAAGGGCAGAGAGGAAGCCGCAATCGGGAACCAGATTTTGAGCGCACCCTCTGTCGGTTTACAAACCCCACTCCCCTTGGTATATTGGGCGTGAATGCAATGGTTTACAAATACGAATAAGGAAAAGAGGTTGGAAAAATGGATGTGAAATTTCCTAT includes these proteins:
- a CDS encoding AAA family ATPase; this encodes MELLIENIGLVNRAQIKLDGLTVIAGENDTGKSTVGKAIFSIIKGMNSHHRDFKEDKFSQIDDVIDNIYFKVRDISNKSNHRESTEFSRTLYPPEIRRVLLKYFNVEDYEMISNYLVSYKESIHLELDKLEASEESRTEVHLLQDKLDSLLQNAQDRDNYIYRSIRLALKSEFGSDLSNKFTEEHSKIVYYENGERIFDGNVVDGIIKSASFSLTPLEIEDVTYIESPLILQMYKMVASSNIFINASKLNRIKRNNKGPIPFHMKDLISKMSNSTYYEVEFEDSNLKIIEEISSIIGGETIFDKDSDEFIFEKGINGKQYSFNTSNVASGIKSFSMIQMLLKSQSINPRSILILDEPEIHLHPKWQIRYCEILVKLAERGIKVLVNSHSPYIIQALKVLSEKYEIEEKTNFYLAEKNENGSSLISNVNEDLNSVFKKLSDPLQSLVWE
- a CDS encoding peptidoglycan-binding domain-containing protein, whose amino-acid sequence is MKKKWIPLLLAFGLLVAFPLSSQSVAATSNASVGQEEKLPARLENLMDIAPEHQFILRKGSVRIEVELLQWTLNQYGLKTAVDGIFGPSTDKNVRQYQRDKGLKVDGIVGVNTWVAIYGEY
- a CDS encoding MsnO8 family LLM class oxidoreductase, with translation MKLSVLDQAPVTTGNTAEDAMKKAVELAVLADKLGYSRMWMAEHHGSGAFSSSAPEVTAAYLSAKTENIRIGTGGVMMMHYSPLKLAEVFKTLSALAPGRIDFGVGRAPGGDHSSIYALSEGRRAMTDDMYGKFDTALKLINDEVPEDSLYNKTIASPTHIKLPEAWLLGSSGNSALEAGRMGVGYSFAQFFNGGMTKDILDSYRANFVASAFMEKPEISVSYLVTTAETAEEAEYEALPQDISRLMFMKGRIMPLMTPEEAQNSALTEMDRMQIQASRKIHLVGSAKDVADQLQREQNEYGFEEAMICSIPHSQEKRLDVYRLLAQQLL
- a CDS encoding DNA/RNA non-specific endonuclease yields the protein MDVVFILLMLLALLAFAASIVMLLVSALFKKGLTVKQSALAAGVSFAVIIGSFIGFGFTADEVETAASVESEQVEAQKEKSAKEKAEEQRIAQEEAEKQAAEEKKKEKAAAEKLVKEKEAQELAAKEKASSEAEAKLNDELFAGYEMIEVDGGDVSGYREPKIVVDIGYGDREYWAFTNEHGQLARVVAAEIIVQDDHNEPVLSTGRYYSDEAKVPGVESDILDEGHVIADSLGGVSNAYNITPQESTLNRHGDQAYMEDVIRDASGATNFEAIITYPDTDTQIPSSYQYTYTVMGNEVVDTFDNVNPDEVNESLGLTGSEPADSSSETTDSEPTESAPANTGGDVSSVDLNGNGQVTIKEAEEAGFSMPIMSDHWLYPHMRDNDNDGMVGE
- a CDS encoding ATP-binding cassette domain-containing protein, with protein sequence MADKRDEIILRGLRENNLKNIDLNIPKEKINVFTGLSGSGKSSVVFDTLATESRRQMTLNYPLYIRHLMPRYERPHADLMQHLSPVVVVEQKPIRGNSRSTVGTYMDIDPLIRLLFSRIGSPPIGSATEFSRESSFGNCPVCNGFGEIVVPDITKIIDHTKSLRDSAVRFKPLAPPGWQGRWIVDGGLFDADLPIKDFTEDKYNLLVYGPPEGKQAFGTYYYKDGTTEIEWDGIIPRFIRLYINRDLTKLKRTSQEDVLAMTTHTTCPTCEGSGLNPKVLECKINGLNIAQYDHLELTELLGELAKIQDPVGTSIAQQAFPNVKQLVDLGLGYLSLARKMGTLSGGEAQRVKIARHLGSSLNNITYIFDEPSAGLHPEEIDMLTHMLKNLRDNHNTVVVIEHNLAVIKTADEIIEMGPGAGVSGGEVVYQGTQAGLKKASAITDLNHKVTINKNPRKAENGFSIKDAAANNLKNVSVEIPKNVLVSVCGVSGSGKSSLLFGGFMENYPETIAVSQGSIGTSSRSTLATYMGIMDDIRSILAKETGQPVGLFSFNSTGACPVCEGKGVTTPDVAFADPITVTCEACRGTRYSDEALSHRHLGKNIVEILELSIDETNQYLKMPKIVKKVDTLKDVGLGYLTLGQTTSSLSGGEVQRLKLASHLKKEGQIYLLDEPSLGLHTKDNAHLLDVFQGLVDKGNSVILIEHNLNFIAASDWVIEMGPGGGKKGGEVLFEGTPVSMLQSGTLTAKWLRKGVKG
- a CDS encoding CPBP family intramembrane glutamic endopeptidase, producing the protein MFEEMRTRFVIGLMTVVSIVSVSLLLQATGNVLLNSLFAMLVFYIVLPVGICSYSFNKRGVKLRQVVFYRGTARWLLPVFGLTVLVTASSISLYWLLLRGLLSLSPTVVDSLLTQRQLPDALWYLVAIGFILAVIAPIAEEFVFREVLLNQLMAIFGLWKGISLTSLIFAIFHFNIFGSFLFAVVASLLYVKTGNLLLPILLHIFNNTFSVYQTFVNPSFLEWLMVKDINDLYAKAGANLIMLIVSVGLLIFISLWMGRNLETRQQSIK